Genomic segment of Dactylococcopsis salina PCC 8305:
GTCACCAAACGTATCTGCTGACCATTGAATGAGATGTTTTGCATCCACATCAGCGAATCGAGTATTGAGTTGGTCTAAATTAAGTTGAGGTTGCTGTATCGTCGCAACAGTCATGGGGGTTAACTCCTCATGTTTTGGTTCAGGACAATGATTGTTTTCTTGGAGATGAGGGGATTGAGACGTGGTTTGATTCATGTAAAAGATCAAAGATTGAGTAAGCCACTGCTTTTCCCCATTCAGCTTATCACCTCCAATTCCTATCTTAAAACACAATCTCCCATAATCCGATCGGGAAACTGGAATTTAATTCTCTAGTGAGATCAACGATGAGTTTCCCCCCAAAGTTGGGGGGTAGGGGGGCGAAATTGATTTACCCCCTAAATACCCCAATTCTGGAGGACTTAATAAGTTTCCCCCCAAAGTTGGGGGGTAGAGGGGGCGAATTTGATCCAACTGGGTAAGTCCTGAGATCGTCGAGTCGTTCGCTGACAAACGCTGGTAAGATGAAGAATGTTTACAAATTGACAAACTAAAATATTTCTGTAAATTATCCAATTCACGATTTCAACCTATGTTCGATTTGCCGAGTCTTTCTATTGACCCGATGGGAGTGCGATATGGTTCTAGTAAACTCTTTCAAATTTTAGTCCCACTCACCAGCTACATGGTGCTACGGGATTTATTCATCAAAAAATTAGTTCTCAGAGAAAAAGTCGTCGCAAAAATCAACCAAATCTTACCGCAAAACGAATTTTTTGAGCAGTTTCGCGCTGATTTACCAAAGATATTTGATCAAACGGTTGGTTTTCTGTCTTGGAAAGTCGGATGCGATTTAGGCTTCTTTTTAATTGTTACTGGTTTAGGACCTTGGGAACGAGCGTTTACTTGGTCAGGATTATTACCCTACACCATTATTCAATATTTTGTTTATTTCCTCATTGGACGACGGATGTTAGTGGATGGACAATTAAATCCTTTTAGTGAAAATCCGCCTCAAGCTAACACTCCAGAAGCGCGACCACGATGGAAACAAGTTCTCTCTAAATATCTCCATGAAGACTTAAATACAACCAATGAATATGTTCCTTTAAGACAAGTTTTCCTCAAACCTTTTGTCGATTATGGGGGATTAGTTTTAAGTTGGTCACTTTATAATGTGGGGATTTTCTTTTTCCAGTCGGGAGAATTAAATTTAGCCCCAGTGGTACAATTTACCTTTTATCAAATGCTCACGTTTTATTTAGTGAATACTTACGGTTATGTCATTGGTTATAATATCGGAGAATGGATGGAAAAAGGAATTAATCTTTTTGAGGAAAGTTTTGCTCGGTGGAAGCGTCAACAAGCTCATCTAGTAAATAAAGAAAAAAACAACACACCGCCAGTAATTGTATATAAATTATCAAACTCAATTCAATTATTTTGGCAAGATATCAAGTATGCTTACCTATGGCGAATTGCTACGTTTTTAGGTCAGTATGGGATTGGGAGAAAATGGGTTTTAACGACGGTTAGCGGTGTTTTTGCTGTGGTTTTAATTGCACCAAGTTTTTCTAATGTGATGCTAAATTTAGGGAATGATGTTAGTGATTTATGGTTCGATCGAGTCGGACAATTAAATCAGGGACAATTAGCACAAATTGAACCCGCTATGTCTGATCAAATTAATCTCCCGAATTCGGAGGTGGTGATCGCACAATTTCCTGAATTTTGGCAAGCACTCTATACACCGGAAACACAATTTGAGAACATAGCTTTAGATGATGTTTCTCCTTTAATGCAGGAAGCAAAATCGAATACGAATCGTTAGGAAAAATTGATTGTTATGGAAAGTTGTCGAAGAGGAGTTTTTATCTCCATTTTGGGAGTTTCAGTGTCGTTACTGGTTTTATTTCTAGTCGCAGTCGTCTTCTGGTCATTCCTATCTCTCACAAGAGGGAATGCTGTCGCTGGTGAGTTATCATCTCCCCTAGCATCAAATCAGATGGAAACTCAGTCGAAGAGTATCGGTAATTTAGAAAATGATGTCCTTTATTACATTGTGGTCGATCGATTTTTGGATGCTGATTCAAGAAATAATATTCCCGAGTTTGCGTTTGCGGAAGAGACTTCCGACTCGGAAAAACAGGTTTACAACCGCATGAATCAACTCTTACTTCGACATACTTACGATCCCACTCATCGCCACATGGGAATGTATTGGGGAGGAGATTTAGAAGGGGTGATTCAAAGATTAGATTACTTACAAGATTTAGGAGTAACTAAACTGGTTCTTTCTCCCATTCAAGATAATTCTAACGGCTTGTTTTATCATCCTGACATTAAAACCTACCTTTATCGCAATAAAACAGAAGAGGTGAACGATGATTTTTATAGTCATGTTTCCACTCCCTATCATGGCTATTGGACAAAAGATTGGTTTGAGATTGATGAGCATTTTCGCTCACCCGATGATGAAGGCTTCGATCGCTATCGAGTGTTTCGCAGATTACTAAATGAAGCAGGTAAGCGCGGTATTGGGATCATCTTAGATTTAACCATGAATCAAACCGCACCCGGACACATTTCCACAGAACCGCCAAATTTAGGAACAGGTGGCTTCTTATTTGGAGAGTCTTGGTTTGCGGATAATGGCGATGTCTATCGTCACGGAAAACGAGTGGCGACGCATTGGGACCCGAAAACAGGGGAACGTGATCCCCAAGGTTGGTTTCACGAACCGAAAATTATTTGGGATTTTGATACCGCTTCTAAGGAGTTAATTGAGGAGGGACAAATTAGCGGCGGAATGCCTGATTTAAACCAAGATGCGCCGCCAGTGAAACAGTATTTATTCGATGCGGCGAAGTTTTGGTTAACGTTTAATCAAGATCAATATCCCATTGCTGGTTTCCGTTTGGATGCGGTGAAACATATCAATGAACGCTTTTGGCAAGAGTTTGAAGCGTTTGTTCTCTCCATTAATCCTGATGCGGTGCTACTGGGAGAATATTTCGGCGGTGGTTATCGTGCTGAGAAAAGTATTGATTTTTTACGGAAAACTGACAACATCACTCAGTATGATTTTAATTTGAGTGAAGCAGCGCGACGGTTTTTTGCGCGCGATCGCGGTTGGGATGGACGCACTTATATTTTGCGAGAAACAACACTGGGACGGAAAGGAAATTATTACAACTATGATGCGATCAGTCGCTTTTTCCACTGGATATTTAATCCCGCGCAAACTCTAGAAATTCCCACCGCGTCTTTAGATGCGATTCCCAACGAAGAAGCGAAAGGTTGGGTGAGTTTTGTGGAAAACCATGATAAACCACGCTTAAAAACCTATTACCCTGAAATTTCTGATCAGGGTTATGAAAGTTTGATTGAGTTCCAGTTTATGGCGCGAGGCGTTCCTTTGATTATGTATGGCGCAGAAACCGCGCTAGGGATTCCCTATCATCCTGAACATGAGGGGTTATTTGGGGCTGGGGGTGATCCCTTTAATCGCCCGATGATGATTTGGCCCGGCAGTCAAGGTTGGAAAGAAGAGATTTATCAAGCAACGAAACGGATGGCCCATTTACGACAAGACTATCCCGTGCTGCGCTATGGAGACACTCGTTATTTGCTGCCAAACGGGGCGAGTCAGAAGGAAGATATCTTTATGTTGAGAGAAGCAGATGAAACCTCAGCACGGCTTCTCTATGCGTATTCCACCGCAGGAGGGGAGTTTTTACTTTCCTTTGAGGAGGAAGGGGTTAAACAGTGTCGAGTGGTGGATACAGATCAGAACTTAGAATTGGTGGATGGGATGCTACCCGTGAAGTTACAACCAGAAGAAGCGAAGGTGTTTGTTTTGCGTTAAGCATCGAAACGCAACGGTTGACCTGATCTAATTTAGATCAGACATCCTTTTAGAGGTTCTATAATTTAAATGAGTTAACAATTTTAATTGTAGTTAATTACCTGATGCCTGAAAATAATACAGAGAATCCCTGGGTGGAAGGAGTGAAAACCTTAGCCTTAAGTGCCGTTTTAGCGTTTGGTGTTCGGACATTTGTCGCCGAAGCACGTTATATTCCTTCGGAGTCGATGTTACCCACCTTAAAAATTAATGATCGTCTCTTGATTGAAAAAATTGGTTATCGCTTCACCACTCCAGAGAGAGGAGATATCGTTGTTTTTTCCCCAACTCCCGCTTTAGAAAGCCAAGGCTATTCTGATGCGTTTATTAAACGAGTGATTGGCTTACCCGGAGAAACGATAGAAGTCAGAGGAGGAGTGGTTTTTGTTGATGGTGAAGCACTTTCCGAGAAATATATCGCCGATGAAGCCGATTATGATTTTGGTCCGGCGACTGTTCCCGAAAATCAGTATTTAGTTTTGGGAGATAATCGCAATAATAGTTATGATTCCCATTATTGGGGATTTCTCCCCCGTGAAAACATTATTGGTCGCGCTGCGGTGCGGTTTTGGCCCCTCGATCGAGTTAGTCTCATTGACGATCCCTCCTATCCGACTAATCCCTAAACTTTAGGGATTAAACGGTTTCTAGCCAATCGTAAATTCGTTCCAGTTGTTCTAGTGTAATCAGACCATATTGCCACAGTAACATCGGCAAAGGGTCGGTGTTACGCTGGGAGTAACGTTGCGCGATCGCGATCGAGTCGTTGGAAATGGCTAATTCTTCTTTTAAAAACCGTAGAAATTTGGCATAAGTTGTTGGCATCATTGTTTTTTTCCTCCTTGATATATTAGGAGTAGGTTATAGACAGAAACTGAGTGAGTTCTGAGTTAAGGGGGAAACGTTGCTGAGTTTTTCCTTCTGTGAGAAGGATTAATTTTCGCAAAAAACAGAAGGATTCGTCATTTTAACCTTTTCTGCCCCTTTTTTGATTTCCCCTTAACTTTTCCTTAATTTTGTTAAAACTGCTTTAGTAAAACCTTAAACTTAAGAAGCGATCAGCACCACTGAAGTTCCAGCTTACGATAGTTAGTTAGTTAACGAGTTTAGATTAAATTAATCTTTTAATAACTCTACCCACTGGTTGATCCTTTTTCGTTTCGGGATCAGCATCAGGGTCGAGAAAAGATGAACGAGTTATATTATGTTAAACCTTAATTGTACCAACAAGTATTAAAATATGCAAGGACAGCAAGGTTAAAAAGGTTAAGGTTTGTTAATGTGGAACGCAAAAATAACGATAAATAAGCGACGATCGATGCTCGGTCTAGTATTGGCAACAATCACAGCATTTTGGTTCGTTCTCACACCAAGCGCGATCGCGTCTCTGGATGACGATCGCTATGATGGTAATATTTTCGCCCTGTATGCGGGAAATGGCTCGTTAGTCCCTCCGAGAGTAACCCTTGCGGAATCGATGAAAGGGGGAAAACCAAGTTTACTGGTATTTTACTTAGAAGATAGCAAAGACTGTAAAGCGTATTCGATCAACGTTTCAGAGTTACAACGATATTACGGTCGCGCCGCCAACTTTATCCCCATTAACGTGGATATGTTAGCGGATAAAA
This window contains:
- a CDS encoding alpha-amylase family glycosyl hydrolase, giving the protein MESCRRGVFISILGVSVSLLVLFLVAVVFWSFLSLTRGNAVAGELSSPLASNQMETQSKSIGNLENDVLYYIVVDRFLDADSRNNIPEFAFAEETSDSEKQVYNRMNQLLLRHTYDPTHRHMGMYWGGDLEGVIQRLDYLQDLGVTKLVLSPIQDNSNGLFYHPDIKTYLYRNKTEEVNDDFYSHVSTPYHGYWTKDWFEIDEHFRSPDDEGFDRYRVFRRLLNEAGKRGIGIILDLTMNQTAPGHISTEPPNLGTGGFLFGESWFADNGDVYRHGKRVATHWDPKTGERDPQGWFHEPKIIWDFDTASKELIEEGQISGGMPDLNQDAPPVKQYLFDAAKFWLTFNQDQYPIAGFRLDAVKHINERFWQEFEAFVLSINPDAVLLGEYFGGGYRAEKSIDFLRKTDNITQYDFNLSEAARRFFARDRGWDGRTYILRETTLGRKGNYYNYDAISRFFHWIFNPAQTLEIPTASLDAIPNEEAKGWVSFVENHDKPRLKTYYPEISDQGYESLIEFQFMARGVPLIMYGAETALGIPYHPEHEGLFGAGGDPFNRPMMIWPGSQGWKEEIYQATKRMAHLRQDYPVLRYGDTRYLLPNGASQKEDIFMLREADETSARLLYAYSTAGGEFLLSFEEEGVKQCRVVDTDQNLELVDGMLPVKLQPEEAKVFVLR
- the lepB gene encoding signal peptidase I, with translation MPENNTENPWVEGVKTLALSAVLAFGVRTFVAEARYIPSESMLPTLKINDRLLIEKIGYRFTTPERGDIVVFSPTPALESQGYSDAFIKRVIGLPGETIEVRGGVVFVDGEALSEKYIADEADYDFGPATVPENQYLVLGDNRNNSYDSHYWGFLPRENIIGRAAVRFWPLDRVSLIDDPSYPTNP
- a CDS encoding DUF2949 domain-containing protein — encoded protein: MMPTTYAKFLRFLKEELAISNDSIAIAQRYSQRNTDPLPMLLWQYGLITLEQLERIYDWLETV
- a CDS encoding thylakoid membrane photosystem I accumulation factor, producing MLGLVLATITAFWFVLTPSAIASLDDDRYDGNIFALYAGNGSLVPPRVTLAESMKGGKPSLLVFYLEDSKDCKAYSINVSELQRYYGRAANFIPINVDMLADKTDFSPTEAGYYYRGFVPQTVIIDQEGKVAFDEIGQVSFETVDAAFREVFDLLPRSESKELKRRSLNNINVGLQEEED